One Phoenix dactylifera cultivar Barhee BC4 chromosome 14, palm_55x_up_171113_PBpolish2nd_filt_p, whole genome shotgun sequence DNA window includes the following coding sequences:
- the LOC103699241 gene encoding mRNA-decapping enzyme-like protein isoform X1 — MSQSGKLMPNLDQQSTKVLNLTVLQRIDPFVEEILMTAAHVTFYEFNIELNQWSRKDVEGSLFVVKRNTQPRFQFIVMNRRNTDNLVEDLLGDFEYEVQVPYLLYRNAAQEVNGIWFYNAHDCEAAANLFGRILNAYSKVPQKPKASTKSSEFEELEAVPTSAVVEGPLEPPPTSSAAAAVPDVSDDSFVNFFSTATNIGNISSSTVTGQQQQSSAAIPSSSHAPNVIPSPAPTLQSALSLPTSTPPLMPLLDVHESSSNINRATNLVKPSFFAPAPSSSSLMMPPLASSMPTAPPLHPSLTMQRPYGTPLLQPFPPPTPPPSLTPTPNYGSVITRDKVRDALLKLVQNNQFIDMVYREMLNAHHS; from the exons atgtcgCAGAGCGGGAAGTTGATGCCGAATTTAGATCAGCAGAGCACCAAGGTCCTCAATCTCACCGTCCTCCAGCGGATCGATCCTTTCGTCGAGGAGATCCTCATGACCGCGGCCCACGTCACCTTCTACGAATTCAACATTGAGCTCAATCAATGG AGCCGCAAGGATGTCGAGGGATCGCTCTTTGTTGTCAAGAG AAATACACAGCCCAGATTTCAGTTCATTGTCATGAACCGGCGCAACACAG ATAATCTGGTAGAGGATCTCTTGGGAGATTTTGAATATGAAGTCCAAGTTCCATATTTGTTGTATCGGAATGCAGCTCAGGAAGTTAATGGTATATGGTTCTACAATGCACATGACTGTGAAGCTGCTGCAAATCTTTTTGGCAG GATACTGAATGCATACTCCAAAGTCCCTCAAAAGCCTAAAGCTTCAACCAAAAG CAGTGAGTTTGAGGAGTTGGAAGCTGTTCCAACATCAGCTGTTGTGGAAGGTCCTCTGGAGCCACCACCAACATCTTCTGCAGCTGCTGCTGTTCCTGATGTTTCTGATGATTCGTTTGTGAACTTCTTCAGT ACAGCTACAAATATTGGAAATATATCAAGTTCAACAGTTACTGGACAACAACAGCAATCTTCTGCAGCAATTCCTTCATCTTCCCATGCACCTAATGTCATTCCATCTCCCGCGCCAACCCTGCAGTCTGCCCTTTCTCTGCCAACTTCAACCCCTCCTCTAATGCCACTCCTTGATGTTCATGAATCTAGCAGCAATATTAATCGTGCAACAAATCTGGTCAAACCTTCATTTTTTGCACCTGCCCCCTCATCTTCTTCATTAATGATGCCACCATTAGCATCTTCTATGCCCACCGCTCCCCCACTTCATCCTTCTCTAACCATGCAGCGTCCGTATGGCACTCCATTGCTTCAACCATTTCCCCCACCTACTCCACCTCCATCTCTTACTCCTACCCCTAACTATGGTTCAGTTATTACAAGAGACAAAGTCCGGGATGCGCTGCTGAAGCTTGTGCAG
- the LOC103699241 gene encoding mRNA-decapping enzyme-like protein isoform X2, which translates to MSQSGKLMPNLDQQSTKVLNLTVLQRIDPFVEEILMTAAHVTFYEFNIELNQWSRKDVEGSLFVVKRNTQPRFQFIVMNRRNTDNLVEDLLGDFEYEVQVPYLLYRNAAQEVNGIWFYNAHDCEAAANLFGRILNAYSKVPQKPKASTKSEFEELEAVPTSAVVEGPLEPPPTSSAAAAVPDVSDDSFVNFFSTATNIGNISSSTVTGQQQQSSAAIPSSSHAPNVIPSPAPTLQSALSLPTSTPPLMPLLDVHESSSNINRATNLVKPSFFAPAPSSSSLMMPPLASSMPTAPPLHPSLTMQRPYGTPLLQPFPPPTPPPSLTPTPNYGSVITRDKVRDALLKLVQNNQFIDMVYREMLNAHHS; encoded by the exons atgtcgCAGAGCGGGAAGTTGATGCCGAATTTAGATCAGCAGAGCACCAAGGTCCTCAATCTCACCGTCCTCCAGCGGATCGATCCTTTCGTCGAGGAGATCCTCATGACCGCGGCCCACGTCACCTTCTACGAATTCAACATTGAGCTCAATCAATGG AGCCGCAAGGATGTCGAGGGATCGCTCTTTGTTGTCAAGAG AAATACACAGCCCAGATTTCAGTTCATTGTCATGAACCGGCGCAACACAG ATAATCTGGTAGAGGATCTCTTGGGAGATTTTGAATATGAAGTCCAAGTTCCATATTTGTTGTATCGGAATGCAGCTCAGGAAGTTAATGGTATATGGTTCTACAATGCACATGACTGTGAAGCTGCTGCAAATCTTTTTGGCAG GATACTGAATGCATACTCCAAAGTCCCTCAAAAGCCTAAAGCTTCAACCAAAAG TGAGTTTGAGGAGTTGGAAGCTGTTCCAACATCAGCTGTTGTGGAAGGTCCTCTGGAGCCACCACCAACATCTTCTGCAGCTGCTGCTGTTCCTGATGTTTCTGATGATTCGTTTGTGAACTTCTTCAGT ACAGCTACAAATATTGGAAATATATCAAGTTCAACAGTTACTGGACAACAACAGCAATCTTCTGCAGCAATTCCTTCATCTTCCCATGCACCTAATGTCATTCCATCTCCCGCGCCAACCCTGCAGTCTGCCCTTTCTCTGCCAACTTCAACCCCTCCTCTAATGCCACTCCTTGATGTTCATGAATCTAGCAGCAATATTAATCGTGCAACAAATCTGGTCAAACCTTCATTTTTTGCACCTGCCCCCTCATCTTCTTCATTAATGATGCCACCATTAGCATCTTCTATGCCCACCGCTCCCCCACTTCATCCTTCTCTAACCATGCAGCGTCCGTATGGCACTCCATTGCTTCAACCATTTCCCCCACCTACTCCACCTCCATCTCTTACTCCTACCCCTAACTATGGTTCAGTTATTACAAGAGACAAAGTCCGGGATGCGCTGCTGAAGCTTGTGCAG